The Chryseobacterium nakagawai genome has a segment encoding these proteins:
- a CDS encoding phytanoyl-CoA dioxygenase family protein: MLQQIRHYKLAYMLYNFFKKSKLKHNIPLYKKYGVNKSYFSSISSRDFAHLPQKQRSIAEQQLTSTAFFKSLSEENKDSALRYDDNGYMILRNFISPETAENINIEIEKLMKNGTLKFHYGGKLMFAIHHSEIIRNIGSDKNLLEFLSVLLDGKAKLFQSINFINGSQQKTHSDSIHMTTFPLGGLLGVWIALEDVDEHNGALHYIPGSHKLPYFLNSDYDNEGTAFKIGKKSYKAYEEFLENKVKELGLKKEVFRAKKGDMLIWHANILHGGEPHTDENRTRKSLVYHFFDENSVCYHEVTQRPALFEL, from the coding sequence ATGTTACAGCAAATTCGTCATTATAAATTAGCCTATATGCTTTATAATTTCTTTAAGAAAAGTAAGTTAAAGCATAATATTCCATTATATAAAAAATACGGGGTCAACAAGAGCTATTTTTCAAGTATTTCAAGTAGAGATTTTGCACATCTCCCTCAAAAACAAAGGAGTATTGCTGAACAACAACTTACATCCACTGCTTTTTTTAAAAGTTTATCGGAAGAAAATAAGGATAGTGCCCTTCGTTATGATGATAACGGGTATATGATCCTAAGAAATTTCATTAGTCCTGAAACCGCAGAAAACATCAATATTGAGATTGAAAAGCTAATGAAAAACGGAACATTAAAATTCCATTATGGAGGCAAACTCATGTTTGCGATTCATCATTCCGAAATCATTAGAAATATAGGAAGCGATAAAAATTTGCTGGAGTTTCTGTCTGTTTTGCTTGACGGTAAAGCCAAATTGTTTCAAAGTATCAATTTTATTAACGGAAGCCAGCAGAAAACCCATTCAGATAGTATTCACATGACAACTTTCCCATTGGGAGGACTTTTAGGAGTATGGATTGCTCTGGAAGATGTGGATGAACATAATGGTGCATTACATTATATTCCGGGAAGTCATAAATTACCTTATTTCCTGAATTCTGATTATGATAATGAGGGTACCGCTTTCAAAATAGGGAAGAAAAGCTATAAAGCTTACGAAGAATTTTTGGAAAACAAGGTCAAAGAATTAGGATTGAAAAAAGAAGTTTTCCGTGCGAAAAAAGGAGATATGTTAATTTGGCATGCCAATATTCTGCACGGCGGAGAACCTCATACTGATGAAAACAGAACCCGAAAAAGCCTTGTATATCACTTTTTTGACGAAAACAGTGTATGCTACCATGAAGTTACACAAAGACCTGCATTATTTGAACTGTAA
- a CDS encoding murein L,D-transpeptidase catalytic domain-containing protein has protein sequence MMKHFLFLFILLVSCSKAESQQAEVLGIPQSRISEIKSFIKDKGYNQDLAIFINFKIPSGKYRYFIYDLKNNKIVQKAIVAHGSGSVISGSNALKFSNIEGSYQSSLGKYAIGGSYVGQFGKAYRLKGLDPTNDNAMQRAIVLHSFSSVPDVESERATSLSLGCPMLSVNAFKETAKYIDKSELPIILYAFY, from the coding sequence ATGATGAAACATTTCCTTTTTCTTTTTATACTTTTAGTTTCCTGCTCAAAAGCTGAATCACAGCAGGCAGAGGTGTTGGGAATTCCCCAATCCAGAATTTCAGAGATTAAAAGCTTCATTAAAGATAAAGGCTATAATCAGGATCTGGCAATTTTTATTAACTTTAAAATTCCATCCGGAAAATACCGCTACTTCATTTACGATCTGAAAAATAATAAAATAGTACAAAAAGCTATCGTAGCGCATGGCTCAGGATCTGTAATCTCAGGATCAAATGCTTTGAAATTCAGTAATATTGAAGGTTCTTATCAGTCTTCTCTTGGAAAATATGCCATTGGAGGAAGCTATGTAGGACAATTTGGAAAAGCTTACCGTTTAAAAGGGTTGGATCCAACTAATGATAACGCTATGCAGAGAGCGATTGTTCTTCATTCTTTTAGCAGCGTTCCAGATGTTGAATCTGAAAGAGCAACCTCATTGAGCCTGGGCTGCCCGATGCTTTCAGTTAATGCTTTTAAAGAGACTGCGAAATACATTGACAAGTCGGAGCTGCCTATTATTTTATATGCCTTTTATTAA
- a CDS encoding phosphatase PAP2 family protein, with product MEEKESSLLYKISKVISDFFNPLVSLIIFFVYMSIREYTFKESLLYFLPILLMIIVPVIIWLIWNVKTGRYTNMDVSNRIQRKTLYVFIAACIIIYLVFNYIKNGYIDLVTLFILILLFALQISNFFIKSSMHTAFNVFVAALFFTLDWKMGIIWLGIASLVGLTRIILKRHTIKEVFMGAGIAFMVSFIYLYCNIQFQH from the coding sequence ATGGAAGAAAAAGAATCTTCGCTTCTCTACAAAATATCAAAGGTTATCTCTGATTTCTTCAACCCGCTGGTTTCTCTGATTATCTTTTTTGTGTATATGAGCATCAGGGAGTATACATTTAAGGAATCCCTACTTTATTTTCTACCCATACTATTAATGATTATTGTTCCAGTCATTATATGGCTAATATGGAATGTAAAAACAGGAAGGTACACTAATATGGATGTTTCCAACCGGATACAGAGAAAGACACTCTATGTATTTATTGCGGCTTGTATTATTATTTACCTTGTTTTTAATTATATCAAAAATGGATATATTGATCTGGTCACCCTTTTTATTTTAATCCTGCTTTTTGCCCTTCAGATTAGTAATTTTTTTATTAAAAGTTCAATGCATACTGCATTTAATGTGTTTGTAGCTGCATTATTTTTTACTTTAGACTGGAAAATGGGTATTATATGGCTGGGAATCGCCAGCCTGGTAGGTCTTACCAGAATTATTTTAAAAAGACATACGATAAAAGAAGTATTTATGGGAG
- a CDS encoding pyruvate dehydrogenase complex dihydrolipoamide acetyltransferase has translation MAEVITMPRLSDTMTEGKVAKWHKKVGDKVKEGDILAEIETDKAVQDFESEIEGTLLYVGVEEGAAAAVDSVLAIIGNEGEDISGLTGGAAAPSAGSEEKKSEEQPKAETVETASAEVPAGVEVITMPRLSDTMTEGKVAKWHKNVGDTVKEGDLLAEIETDKAVQDFESEFNGVLLKQGVEEGGASPVDTVLAIIGPAGTDISSVGAPKAAASASEKPAEQKAEAKAEEKAAPAANTSSSDRVAISPLAKKMAQDKGVDINSVQGSGENGRIVKKDIENYQPAAKSAASAPAASAAAQVAVNFVQGEDTETPNSQVRNIIAKRLSESKFSAPHYYLMVEINMDKAIEARKEINSIPDTKISFNDMIIKATAIALRKHPQVNSSWAGDKIIHRGNINVGVAVAIPDGLVVPVLKNTDQMSYTQISAAVKDMASRAKNKGLKANEMEGSTFSISNLGMFGIETFTSIINQPNSAILSVGAIIEKPIVKNGQIVVGNTMKLSLACDHRVVDGATGAQFLQTLRTYLENPLTLLL, from the coding sequence ATGGCAGAAGTAATTACGATGCCCCGCCTTTCCGACACTATGACGGAAGGTAAAGTGGCGAAATGGCATAAAAAAGTAGGCGATAAAGTAAAGGAAGGAGATATTTTAGCTGAAATTGAAACTGACAAAGCAGTTCAGGATTTCGAATCTGAAATAGAAGGTACCCTTTTATACGTTGGTGTAGAAGAAGGTGCTGCAGCTGCTGTAGACTCTGTTCTGGCAATTATCGGTAATGAAGGAGAAGATATTTCGGGATTAACAGGTGGAGCGGCTGCTCCCAGTGCAGGTTCTGAAGAAAAAAAATCAGAAGAACAGCCTAAAGCAGAAACTGTGGAAACTGCTTCAGCAGAAGTTCCGGCAGGAGTAGAAGTGATTACAATGCCAAGACTTTCTGATACAATGACAGAAGGTAAGGTTGCTAAATGGCACAAAAATGTTGGTGATACAGTAAAAGAAGGTGATCTTCTTGCTGAAATTGAAACAGATAAAGCGGTACAGGATTTCGAATCTGAATTCAATGGAGTACTATTGAAGCAAGGTGTAGAAGAAGGTGGTGCTTCTCCGGTTGATACTGTATTAGCTATTATTGGCCCTGCAGGAACTGATATTTCATCTGTAGGAGCTCCTAAAGCTGCTGCTTCGGCGTCAGAAAAACCAGCTGAACAAAAAGCAGAAGCTAAGGCTGAAGAAAAAGCTGCTCCGGCTGCTAACACTTCATCTTCTGACAGAGTGGCAATTTCTCCATTAGCTAAGAAAATGGCTCAGGATAAAGGAGTTGACATCAATAGTGTTCAAGGTTCAGGTGAAAACGGAAGAATCGTTAAAAAAGATATTGAAAACTATCAGCCAGCTGCAAAATCAGCGGCTTCAGCTCCGGCTGCAAGTGCTGCTGCGCAGGTTGCTGTAAACTTCGTTCAGGGAGAAGATACAGAGACTCCAAACTCACAGGTAAGAAATATTATCGCAAAACGTCTTTCTGAAAGTAAGTTCTCTGCTCCTCACTATTACCTGATGGTTGAAATCAACATGGATAAAGCCATTGAAGCTAGAAAAGAGATCAATTCTATTCCGGATACGAAGATTTCATTCAACGATATGATTATTAAAGCAACTGCGATTGCTCTAAGAAAACATCCTCAGGTAAATTCAAGCTGGGCAGGTGATAAGATCATCCACAGAGGAAATATTAACGTTGGAGTGGCAGTAGCTATTCCTGACGGATTGGTAGTTCCTGTATTGAAGAATACGGATCAAATGTCTTACACTCAGATTTCTGCAGCTGTAAAAGATATGGCTTCAAGAGCTAAGAATAAAGGTCTTAAGGCAAATGAAATGGAAGGATCTACATTCTCTATTTCTAATCTTGGAATGTTTGGAATCGAGACATTTACAAGTATCATCAATCAACCCAACTCTGCCATCCTTTCAGTAGGAGCAATCATCGAGAAGCCAATCGTTAAGAATGGTCAGATTGTAGTAGGAAACACTATGAAACTTTCATTGGCATGTGACCACAGAGTTGTAGACGGTGCTACAGGTGCTCAATTCTTACAAACACTAAGAACTTATTTAGAAAATCCATTAACTTTGTTACTGTAA
- a CDS encoding inorganic pyrophosphatase codes for MIPNFKAHPWHGISAGEDAPNVVNVFVEIVPSDTIKYEVDKETGYLKVDRPQKFSNIIPALYGFVPRTYCDKEVMRLAVEAGATDVTMGDHDPLDICVLSSHNIHAGGLLMEAIPIGGFKMIDGGEADDKIVAVMINDHAFGHFRDITELPEAEVKRLMHYFLTYKNLPDEPAKCRIQEVYGAEHARKVIKASQTDYADKFGG; via the coding sequence ATGATTCCAAATTTTAAAGCACATCCATGGCACGGAATTTCTGCAGGAGAAGATGCGCCAAATGTTGTAAACGTATTTGTGGAAATTGTTCCTTCAGATACTATTAAATATGAAGTAGATAAAGAAACAGGATATTTAAAAGTAGACAGGCCTCAGAAATTCTCTAATATCATCCCGGCTTTATATGGTTTTGTTCCAAGAACATATTGTGATAAAGAAGTGATGAGACTTGCTGTAGAAGCAGGAGCTACTGATGTGACAATGGGAGATCATGACCCACTTGATATTTGTGTTTTAAGTTCTCACAATATCCACGCAGGAGGTTTATTGATGGAAGCTATTCCAATCGGAGGTTTTAAAATGATTGATGGTGGTGAAGCCGATGATAAAATTGTAGCAGTAATGATCAATGACCATGCTTTTGGACACTTCAGAGATATTACTGAGTTGCCAGAAGCGGAAGTAAAAAGATTGATGCACTACTTCCTAACATATAAAAACTTACCGGATGAGCCTGCAAAATGTAGAATTCAAGAGGTTTACGGTGCTGAGCATGCGAGAAAAGTGATTAAAGCTTCTCAAACAGACTACGCAGATAAATTTGGAGGATAA
- the pdhA gene encoding pyruvate dehydrogenase (acetyl-transferring) E1 component subunit alpha, which yields MKEFSKEVYLKWYEDMTMWRRFEDKCRSLYLKQKIRGFLHLYNGQEAIPAGFTHAMDLTKDSMITAYRCHIHPMAMGVDPKRIMAELCGKATGTSGGMGGSMHIFSKEHRFYGGHGIVGGQIPLGAGIAFADKYFDRKAVNICFFGDGAARQGSLHETFNMAMNWKLPVVFVVENNQYAMGTSVKRTANHEDIYKLGLGYEMPCLAVDAMDPVKVAEAAYEAIERARRGDGPTFIEARTYRYRGHSMSDAEPYRSKEEVAIHKNDDPIELVKHRILENGWATEAELEAMDNKSRDFVEECIEFMENSPYPDAEKIYEYVYAQENYPFLDKLEN from the coding sequence ATGAAAGAATTTTCTAAAGAGGTATACCTGAAGTGGTATGAAGATATGACAATGTGGAGAAGGTTTGAAGACAAATGCCGTTCTCTTTACCTAAAACAAAAGATCAGAGGATTTTTACATTTGTATAATGGCCAGGAAGCAATTCCTGCCGGATTTACACATGCAATGGATCTTACAAAAGATAGTATGATTACTGCTTACAGATGTCACATCCATCCAATGGCGATGGGAGTAGATCCTAAGAGAATCATGGCTGAACTTTGTGGTAAAGCTACAGGTACATCCGGAGGTATGGGTGGATCTATGCACATTTTCAGTAAAGAGCACCGTTTCTACGGAGGACATGGTATTGTTGGAGGACAAATTCCTTTGGGAGCAGGTATTGCTTTTGCAGATAAATATTTCGACAGAAAAGCGGTGAATATCTGTTTCTTCGGAGATGGTGCTGCAAGACAAGGGTCATTACATGAAACATTCAACATGGCTATGAACTGGAAACTTCCTGTAGTATTTGTTGTTGAAAACAACCAATATGCAATGGGAACTTCTGTAAAAAGAACAGCGAATCACGAAGATATCTATAAATTAGGATTAGGATATGAAATGCCTTGTCTTGCAGTAGATGCCATGGATCCTGTAAAAGTAGCCGAAGCAGCCTACGAAGCTATTGAAAGAGCTAGAAGAGGAGATGGACCGACATTTATTGAAGCAAGAACTTACCGTTACAGAGGTCACTCTATGTCTGATGCTGAGCCTTACAGATCTAAAGAAGAAGTAGCTATTCATAAGAATGATGACCCAATTGAATTGGTAAAACACAGAATTCTTGAAAACGGATGGGCTACAGAAGCTGAATTGGAAGCTATGGATAACAAGTCAAGAGACTTTGTTGAAGAGTGCATCGAATTTATGGAGAACTCTCCATATCCAGACGCTGAGAAAATTTATGAGTATGTGTATGCTCAGGAAAATTATCCATTCTTAGACAAATTAGAAAACTAA
- a CDS encoding DUF7935 family protein — translation MTSLSGYLPYAFALIIAIPFLVLLRQFVHSYITLKNQELKLLTVKSNSENKAHSYERMTLFLDRIKPSNIIQRFDKGLAVHEFIFLTEKAINEEFEYNSSQQLYVTKNSWKNIVDSKNAIIDLLHKTYDGLKGEVKLDEFKTIFIMNYMESNDYVAETIEDLRKEILIIT, via the coding sequence ATGACGAGTCTTTCAGGATATTTACCCTATGCATTTGCATTAATTATTGCAATTCCTTTTTTGGTTTTGCTCAGACAATTTGTACACTCGTATATTACTCTTAAAAACCAGGAACTCAAATTACTTACCGTGAAGTCGAATTCGGAGAATAAAGCCCATTCTTATGAGAGAATGACTTTGTTTCTGGATAGAATAAAGCCTTCCAATATAATCCAGCGATTTGATAAGGGATTGGCGGTTCATGAGTTTATTTTCCTTACAGAAAAAGCAATCAATGAAGAGTTTGAATACAATTCCTCCCAACAGCTTTATGTAACGAAAAACTCCTGGAAAAATATTGTGGACTCTAAAAATGCCATTATAGACCTTCTTCATAAAACTTATGACGGTTTGAAAGGGGAGGTGAAACTGGATGAGTTCAAAACCATCTTCATCATGAACTATATGGAAAGCAATGATTACGTTGCTGAAACAATTGAAGATTTAAGAAAAGAAATTTTAATAATAACTTAA
- a CDS encoding NIPSNAP family protein, with translation MKQLLVFFLLLSGSLTFGQNYSSKEFSSTKTPVHQLRIYEIPKENKQVFLDRFRDHALRIMKKYGFNIVSIWESEFEGKTEFVYLLEWTDENTMKMAWQAFMADKEWKDIKMQTAKLHGDFVNNIEDRTLKITEFSPEKRLLK, from the coding sequence ATGAAACAATTACTTGTATTTTTTCTGCTTCTTTCAGGGAGTCTGACCTTTGGACAAAATTATTCTTCAAAAGAATTTTCTTCCACAAAAACTCCTGTTCATCAATTGAGAATCTATGAAATTCCGAAGGAGAATAAGCAAGTTTTTTTAGATCGGTTTAGAGACCACGCCTTGAGAATCATGAAAAAATATGGATTCAATATCGTATCCATTTGGGAGTCTGAATTTGAAGGAAAAACAGAATTTGTTTACCTGCTTGAATGGACGGATGAAAATACTATGAAAATGGCATGGCAGGCTTTTATGGCAGATAAAGAATGGAAAGATATTAAGATGCAGACTGCAAAGCTTCATGGTGATTTTGTCAATAATATTGAAGACAGAACCTTGAAAATTACAGAATTTTCACCGGAAAAGAGGCTCTTGAAATAA
- the radC gene encoding RadC family protein, with translation MSLKFLAEDDRPREKFLQKGKNSLTDSELLAIIMGSGNREESVLELARKILASVNNSWHQLSLLSVKDLMKFKGIGEAKAISIITALEIGRRRAGQEIPERSVIGNSHDAYSILKNHLSDLRTEEFWAIFLNNSNKVIYTSQLTQGGISQSIVDVRVLFKTALEHFSTGVIIAHNHPSGSLKPSKEDINITQKIKEAGNVLSIQLLDHIIITQNSYFSFSDAGLL, from the coding sequence ATGTCCTTAAAATTTTTGGCAGAAGACGACAGACCACGGGAGAAGTTCTTACAAAAAGGTAAGAATTCACTTACTGATTCTGAACTCTTAGCCATTATCATGGGAAGTGGGAATAGGGAGGAGAGTGTGTTGGAACTAGCAAGAAAGATTTTAGCCTCTGTAAACAATAGCTGGCATCAGTTAAGTTTGCTTTCCGTTAAAGATCTGATGAAATTCAAAGGAATAGGAGAAGCTAAAGCCATTTCCATTATTACAGCTTTGGAAATTGGGAGAAGAAGAGCGGGACAGGAAATTCCGGAGCGTTCAGTGATCGGAAACAGTCATGACGCGTATTCAATCCTGAAAAATCATTTGTCAGATTTAAGAACTGAAGAGTTTTGGGCTATTTTTCTAAATAACAGCAACAAAGTAATATACACTTCACAGCTAACACAAGGTGGAATCAGCCAATCTATCGTAGATGTCAGGGTGCTATTTAAAACAGCTCTTGAGCATTTTTCAACAGGAGTGATTATTGCTCATAATCATCCTTCAGGCAGCCTTAAGCCAAGCAAAGAAGATATTAACATTACCCAAAAAATAAAAGAAGCTGGAAATGTATTAAGCATTCAGCTTTTAGACCATATTATCATTACACAGAATTCATATTTTAGCTTTTCGGACGCAGGATTATTATGA
- a CDS encoding ABC transporter ATP-binding protein: MIKARNIHKSYGNLEVLKGVDIHIKVGEVVSIVGESGAGKSTLLQILGTLDHPTQSGKYDTEIEIAGESFINMNDKQLSKFRNQNIGFVFQFHQLLPEFTALENVLLPTKIAGANERESLEKAYALFEDLKIEQRLNHKPNQLSGGEAQRVAVARALINSPKIIFADEPTGNLDSKNADDLHRLFFDLRDKYNQTFVIVTHNPNLAEITDRKLVMKDGMIIE; the protein is encoded by the coding sequence ATGATTAAAGCGAGAAATATCCATAAATCTTATGGGAATTTAGAAGTACTGAAAGGAGTTGATATTCACATCAAAGTAGGGGAAGTGGTTTCTATTGTTGGGGAATCTGGTGCAGGAAAATCAACATTGCTGCAGATTTTAGGAACGTTGGATCATCCTACTCAGTCTGGGAAATATGATACTGAAATTGAGATTGCAGGAGAGTCATTTATCAATATGAATGATAAACAGTTATCAAAATTCAGAAATCAAAATATTGGTTTTGTATTTCAATTTCATCAGCTGCTTCCTGAATTTACTGCTTTAGAAAATGTTTTACTTCCTACTAAAATTGCAGGAGCTAATGAAAGGGAATCTCTTGAAAAAGCTTATGCCTTGTTTGAGGACCTTAAAATTGAACAACGACTAAATCATAAACCCAATCAGCTTTCTGGTGGAGAAGCACAAAGGGTAGCCGTTGCAAGGGCTTTAATCAATTCACCTAAAATTATCTTTGCTGATGAACCTACGGGAAACCTGGATTCAAAAAATGCGGATGACCTTCACAGACTGTTTTTTGATCTTAGAGATAAATATAATCAGACTTTTGTGATTGTAACCCATAACCCGAATCTGGCTGAAATTACCGACCGTAAACTTGTTATGAAGGATGGAATGATTATAGAATAG